The following are from one region of the Nicotiana tomentosiformis chromosome 7, ASM39032v3, whole genome shotgun sequence genome:
- the LOC104100884 gene encoding fasciclin-like arabinogalactan protein 2, with protein sequence MKLSPAAPLSLSLLLLLLLSATTSAHNITKILAKHPEFSTFNHYLTVTHLAAEINRRQTITVCAIDNAAMNELLEKHLPTYTLKNVLSLHVFADYFGAKKLHQITKGSTLTATMFQATGEAPGTSGYINITNMKGGKVGFANEDNDGHFAATFVKTVLEMPYNISVIQISHILTSAAAEAPVAAPSDLNVTTLMSKQGCKAFSDLLKSHPDVSKTFAENVESGLTVFCPTDGVLNGFMPKFKNLTKDGQASLLLYHGVPVYNSLGMLKSNNGLMNTLATEGKNKYDFTVQNDGDDVMLKTKVVTATISGTLYDEEPLSVYKIDKVLMPRELFKAVAEEPAPAPKGSKKKKSKKGGGDDVEDDSAPEPSPEDDDAPADESENLNGAISVKNSGWLVTVVLSVICVAFI encoded by the coding sequence ATGAAGCTCTCGCCGGCGGCGCCACTCTCCCTCTCTCTCCTCCTCCTCTTACTCCTCTCCGCCACCACCTCCGCTCACAACATTACTAAAATCCTCGCCAAACACCCCGAATTCTCTACCTTCAACCACTACTTAACCGTCACACATTTAGCCGCAGAAATTAACCGCCGACAAACCATCACCGTCTGCGCCATTGACAATGCCGCCATGAACGAACTCCTCGAAAAACACCTCCCCACTTACACTCTCAAAAACGTCCTTTCCCTTCACGTTTTCGCCGATTACTTCGGCGCCAAGAAACTCCACCAAATTACAAAAGGCAGTACCCTCACCGCCACCATGTTCCAAGCCACCGGTGAAGCTCCGGGAACCTCCGGTTACATCAACATCACCAACATGAAAGGCGGTAAAGTAGGTTTTGCAAATGAAGATAACGACGGCCATTTCGCCGCCACGTTCGTTAAAACAGTACTAGAAATGCCGTACAACATTTCAGTTATTCAGATTAGCCATATTTTAACTTCAGCCGCCGCTGAAGCTCCGGTGGCAGCTCCTAGTGACTTAAACGTTACAACCCTAATGTCCAAACAAGGATGCAAAGCATTTTCCGATTTATTAAAATCCCACCCAGATGTTTCAAAAACGTTTGCAGAAAATGTGGAAAGCGGATTAACAGTGTTTTGTCCTACAGATGGAGTTTTAAACGGGTTCATGCCCAAATTCAAGAATTTGACAAAAGATGGTCAAGCTTCTTTATTATTATACCACGGTGTTCCTGTTTATAATTCTTTAGGTATGTTGAAATCCAACAATGGGTTAATGAATACTTTAGCTACTGAAGGAAAAAATAAGTACGATTTCACTGTACAAAATGATGGAGATGATGTTATGTTGAAAACTAAGGTTGTTACAGCGACAATATCTGGAACATTGTACGATGAGGAGCCATTGTCGGTGTATAAAATTGATAAAGTTTTGATGCCACGGGAATTGTTTAAAGCAGTAGCAGAAGAACCAGCACCGGCGCCAAAGGgttcaaagaagaagaagagtaaaAAAGGCGGCGGCGACGATGTAGAGGACGACAGTGCGCCGGAGCCTAGCCCGGAGGACGACGATGCTCCGGCGGATGAGTCGGAGAACTTGAACGGAGCTATTAGTGTGAAAAATAGTGGGTGGTTGGTTAcagttgttttgagtgttattTGTGTGGCCTTTATTTGA